The nucleotide sequence GGGCGAGGCCGTCCGCGATGTCGTAGATGTCGCGCTGCTCGCAGGATCGTCCCGTGCCCGGGAGGTCGAGGGACCACGAAGCTGCTCCGAGCTGGTCGACGTCGTGCCGCTGGATCGGCGTCGTCTGAACGGCGATCGGGCGACTCGTGGGCGTCGGGGTGGACGTCGGCGTCGGGGTCGGGGTGGGCGTGAGAGTGGTGCTCGGGGTCGGCGGGGGCGGGACGTCCGGCGACCCGAAGTGCAGGACGCCGCTGAGTGCGAGCGCGGCGGTTCCACCCGCGAGGAGAGCGGCCGCGCCGACGAGGCCCGCGACGACAGCGAAACGCGTGCGTGAAGGACGTGGCGGTGCGGTGGCGACCGTCTCGTGGAGGATGTCGCGGAGGATGGCGCTGCGCGCCGGGTCGAAGGCGGGTCCGGTGGCGGTCATTCTGCACCTCCTTCGAGGGCGGGGTGGATCGGTTCGGAGACGAGGGTGAGATCGCCGAGACGGCGCTTGGCGCGGGAGAGCCGGGACTTGACCGTCCCGACGGGGACGCCGAGAGTGCGTGCCGCATCGGCCAGCGGAAGCTCTTCCAGCACGCACAGCGTGATCACGTTCTGATCGGCGGTGGACAGGGTGGCGAACGCGTCACGGACGCGTCGGTCCCGTTCCCGGTTGTCGAGGTCCTCGGCGACGTCGTCCGCGTGATCGGGCGTACGACCGGGTTCGGACATGCGGGTGAGCGCCGCACGGTAGCGGCGCTTGCCCCGTTCCAGGTTGTGGACGGTGTTGTTCGCCGTGACGAGTAGCCAGGCGATGATGGATCCGTCCACGACACGCACTGCGTCGCGACGGCGCCAGGCCTCCAGGAAGACGACCGCGGTGACATCCTCGGCGTCGTGCGGCTGGCGCACCAGTCGCAGAGCGTGGCCGAAGACGCGGTCTCGATGCTTGTCGAACAGCGACGTGAAGGCGTCGGGGTCCCCGTCTCGCGCCCGGGACCAGGCGTCCGCCTCGTCCAAACCAGCGTTGTGCATATCCCCTAGTGTCCGATGGGCCGGAAAGGTTCCAACGCCGACCCCGCCCTGAGGATCAGGGGCGTGCAGTGAGGTTGCCGACGGCCCACTCGCCGAGCTGATCGAGGATCGGGAGCAGACGGCTGCCGCTGTCGGTGAGGCCGTACGAGACGGTCACGGGCGGGCCCGGCGTGACCGTGCGGACGACGAGGCCGGCTTCGGCCAGGTCTGCGAGGCGGTCGGAGAGCACGGCGTCACTGATTCCGGGCACGGCGTGACTCACTCCACGGAAGGTGGAGGCGCCGCTGCCGAGAGCCGACACGATCATCCCGTTCCACCGCTTGCCGAGGACCGAGAACGCGAGGGTGACGGCAGCATCACAGCGGATGACATCGTGCTCGGGCGCGTCCATGCCCCAATTGTACGCATGCTACAGTTCGCATAGTCGCTATGTTTTTAAGAGCGACTATGACAACTGATGGGAGAAGCATGGAGCTGTACCGACTGGACGCCAGCATCACACCGGCCACCTCTGCGAGCCGTTCGCTCGCCGACCTGGTCGAATCCGAATGGCTGTCCACGCATCCCGATTCCCGGGTCGTCCGCCGCGACCTCGCCGCCGATCCGATCCCTGCGACGGCGTGGCCCGACGTCGTGACCTCGGGCGCCATCGCGGAGTCGGATCGCACCGACCGTCAGCGCGCAGCACACGGCCTCGCGACCCAACTGGCCGACGAGCTGGTCAGCGCTGACGCACTGGTGTTCGCCGTTCCCCTCTACAACTACGGCGTCTCGCAGCATTTCAAGACCTGGTTCGACCTGGTGTACACGGATCCCCGGACCAACCCCACGGGCACGGCACTGCGTGGCAAGCCGGCCACTCTCGTCACCGTCCTGGGCGGCAACTACGCGCCCGGAACTCCCAAAGAGGGATGGGACCACTCCACCGCGTGGCTTCGTCGCGTCCTCGAGGACGTCTGGGGACTCGACCTCCGCGTCGTTCAGCGGCCGTTCACACTCGTCGGCGTCAACCCTGCGCTCGACGCGTTCGCCGACGCGGCGGCGGAGCTGAAGCAGGCCGCCGAACAGGAAGCCGTGCACTCGGGCCGCCACATCGCACAGAGCGCCGGGGCCTCGCTCGCCGGATGAGCTCACCCGAACGAGATTCGAGAACGGCGGCTGATCATCGGCCGCCGTTCCCGTTCGCCAGGACGTCGTCCTGAGGCTCGATCGCCCGCCGGACGGCGCTCACCGCATCATGGATGATCCGCTCACGCGCAGCCGCATCCTCCCGCTCCGACTCGTACACGAACGCGGTCGCTCCTCGGCGGCTGCCGCAGTAGTCGATGATGCCGTGCTCGATCTGCGTTCGGAGAGCCTGCTCGTATCCGTGACGCTCGTACACGCCGGCGTCGTCGCCGGCGACCGGGATCAGGTGGATGGTGAGGCGGCCGAGATTGCGACGGATGCCGTGCTCCGGGTCGATGGTGAACGCCCATCCGTTGACGAAGACGCGGTCGATCCACCCCTTCAGCTGGGCCGGCATCGACCACCAGTAGACGGGGAACACCAGGACCAGATGGTCCGCCCCATCCACTCTCCGCTGCTCCGCGATCACATCGGGCGTGACGTGTCCTCCCGTCTGATACGTGCGACGGTCGGCAACGGTGAAGCGAGGGTCGAAGCCCTCGGCGGCCAGATCGACGATCTCGACCGGTGACGGGTGCAACATGCTCGCGAGTCGGCGGGCGATCTGGTTGGTCAGAGAATCAGGCTCGGGATGTGCGGTGACGATGAGGGTCTTCACACTCCATCATCACCGGTTCGCCGCTCGGAACCGCCTTAGTCGCAGGCTGTTGGTGACGACGAAGACGCTGGAGAGCGCCATCGCGGCCCCGGCGAGAAGCGGATTCAGGAGGCCGAGCATCGCGACCGGGATCGCCGCCACGTTGTACGCGAACGCCCAGAACAGGTTGCCCTTGATCGTGCCGAGCGTGCGGCGGGCGAGCCGGATGGCGTCGCCGACGGCGAGCAGATCTCCGCTCATCACGGTGATGTCGCCGGCGGCGATCGCCGCGTCGGTGCCGGTTCCCATGGCGATCCCCAGGTCGGCGGCTGCCAGTGCGGCGGCGTCGTTGACCCCGTCGCCGGCCATCGCGACGACGTGACCCTCCTGCTGCAGCCGCCGGATGGCATCCAGCTTTCCCTGCGGTGTGACGGCGGCGCGCACATCCACGATTCCGACGCGTTCCGCGACCGCGTTCGCGGAGCCCGCGTTGTCGCCGGTCAGCAGCACCGGGGTCAGCCCGAGCCGGCGGAACTCGGCGATCGCCGCCGCGCTCGACTCCTTGATCGTGTCGCTGACGACCACGACTCCGCGCACCGCGCCGTCCCACGCGACCGCCACGGCGGTCTCGGCCTGGCCCTCCGCATCGCGGATCCGCTGGCGCAGCTCCGCGGGCAGCTCGAGTGCCCACGAGTCCGCCAGCCACGATGCCCGGCCGACGGTGACGTGGCGGCCCTCGACGACGGCCTCCACGCCGAGGCCCTGCTCGGAAAGGAACGACTCGGCCCCGAGCAGCGCGATCCGCCGGTCGCGGGCGCCCTCGACGATCGCCCGGGCGACGGGATGCTCCGAGCCGTCTTCGGCGGCCGCGGCGACTGCGAGGACGGTGCTCTCCTCTTCGCCCGCCGCCACGTACACGTCGGTGAGGCTCATCCGGCCGGTCGTGATGGTGCCGGTCTTGTCCAGCACGATGGTGTCGATGCGGCGGGTCTGCTCCAGCACCTGGGGGCCCCGGATCAGCAGGCCGAGCTGGGCGCCGCGACCGGTCCCGACCAGCAGGGCGGTCGGGGTCGCCAGGCCAAGTGCGCACGGGCAGGCGATGATCAGGGTCGCGACCGCAGCGGTGAAGGCGGCCTCGACGCCGGCGCCGAGCACCAGCCAGAGGGCGAGCGTGAGCAAGGCAAGACCGATGACGACGGGGACGAAGATCGCGGAGACCCGATCGGCCAGCCGCTGTGCCTCCGCCTTCCCGGTCTGGGCCTCCTCCACCAGGCGACCGAGACGAGCCAGTTCGGTATCCGCGCCGACTGCCGTCACCTCAACCACCAGACGTCCGCCGACATTCACCGTTGCGCCGGTGACGTGATCGGTGGGAGAGACCTCGACCGGGACGGACTCTCCGGTGAGCATGCTCAGATCGATCGCGGAGGACCCCTCGACCACCCGGCCATCCGTCGCCACCTTCTCGCCCGGCCGGACCACGAAACGATCGCCGACCGAGAGGGACGAAACGGGCACCCGGGTCTCGACTCCGTCGGCGAGCAGGGACGCGTCCTTGGCGCCGAGCTCCAGCAAGGCACGCAGCGCTGCGCCGGACTTGCGCTTGGCGCGGGCCTCGACATAGCGTCCCGCGAGGATGAACACGGTGACGGCCGAGGCGACCTCCAGGTAGATCTCGCTCGCGCCGGAACCGGGCTCGGCGATCAACTGGAAGGTCATGTGCATGCCGGGCTGCCCGGCCATGCCGAAGAACAACGCGTAGAGCGACCACCCGAAGGCGGCGATGACGCCGACACTGATCAGCGTGTCCATCGTCGCGGCGCCGTGGCGCGCGTTCACCCACGCGGCGCGATGGAACGGCCACGCACCCCAGACCGCCACGGGTGCGGCGAGGGTCAGTGTCAGCCACTGCCAGTTCGTGAACTGCAGCGCGGGCACCATCGACAGCACGACGACGGGCACGGTCAACGCGGTCGAGATGAGGAGGCGCCGCCGCAGCTCTTCCGTCTCCCGGTCGGCGGGGGATGCGGCCACTGTCTCCTCGAGAGGCGGTGCCGGGACGGCGGCTGTGTACCCGGCGGCTTCGACGGCCTCGATCAGCGTGGAGGTGTCCACGCCGTCGGCGGTGATCCGGGCTTTCTCGGTGGCGTAGTTGACGGTGGCCTCGACGCCCTCGATCCGGTTGAGCTTGCGCTCGATCCGGGTGGCGCAGGAGGCGCACGTCATCCCGCCGATCTCGAGTTCGACGGCTCCCGCGCTCATGCCGAGACCAGCGAGTATCCCGCCTCGTCGATCGCAGCGCGGACAGCGTCCGTGTCGAGAGGCGCGGCCGAGGAGACGGTCACCGTGGAGGTTCCGCCCGCGTTCAGATCGACCCGGACGGCCTCGACGCCGTCGAGCGCTTCGAGCTCTTCGGTGACGCTGGCGACGCAGTGCGAGCAGGTCATCCCGGCCACCAGGTAGTCGGCGGAGGAGGCCGAGGCGGCCGCCGTGGATGCGACAACCGCGTCCGCGTGTCCGTGCGCGTCCGCGCCACAGGTGCAGGCGCTGTTCTTGTCGGTGAGACCGAGGTCGCCGCGGGTGGACGTGGTGCTGCGCATGATGGTGTCTCCTTCGATTCGTGGTCGGGAACGGCTCGGCGCGGCCGGGTCAAAATACCCCCTATGGGTATAGGTTATACCCGGGCCGGGTACCGGACAAATTGCTTCTCTGCCAGGATCGAGGAGTGACTCATCGGAGCTCTCGTGTCCTGGCGGCCATCGGAATCGTCGCGCTCGCCCTCACTGCGACAACCGCGTGCACGACGGGTGCCGGCTCGCCCAAGCCGAGTGCGTCCGTCTCACAGCCCACCACGAGCGCGAGTCCGAGCCGCAATCCTGACAGCGGGCAGGAGCCGGCACAGGGAGCGGCCGAGAGCTTCTCGGCGTGGCTCGCGGCGTCGCGCGTCCCGGACGTCGACACGGCCTGTGCGGGACTGGCGCCCCAGCTCGTGCAGCGGATGATCGCAGAGCTCAACGCGAACGCGGGAGTCAGCGTGTCCACCTGCGAGGAGATGATCGCGGCCACTGCTCAGCTGTACAAGGCGGCGGGACAGGACGCGAGCGTCGACATCGCCGTCCAGCACGAGACCGCCACCGACGCCACGCTGTTCGTCACCTACGGCGCCTCCGGAGACTGCGGAACCGTCGTGATGCACCGGCCCGGCACGGAGTGGATCATCACCGAGCAATCCCAGGAGTGCGCGCGCTGAGGGATCAGCCCCGCGGCGGATCGGCCAGCAGCCCGAGATCGCGCAGGCTCTCGGCCGTCTCCACGATCGTCTCGACGGCGGGGCGTGGCCGAAGGCCCAGCTCCCGCTTGGCCCGCTCGTTGTGGATGACGAGGGGTGCAGGCTCGTCGCCGGGCAACTCCTCGGTGGGCGCCTGGGCGGCGAGGTCGCCGAGTTGCTCCCGCAGCACGTTCGCGACGTCGAGGAAGGTCATCGTCGGCCCATCCGCCAGCACCAGGTAGCGGTTGCCCGCCGCTCCCGGGGTGGACATGGCGGAGAGATGGGCCGCCGAGACGTCCCGCACATCCGCCATCCCGAAGCGCTGCCGCGGGACCGCCGTCATCGTGCCGTCCAGCATCCCCGTGAAGTAGGCGAGCGACGACCGCGCGGAGGAGGTCAGGGTCGGGCCGGCGATCCACGTCGGATTGACGGCGACCAGCTCGAGGTCGCCGCCCTCCCGCTCGACGAAGTCCCAGGCGGCGCGTTCGGCGACCGCCTTCGACAGCGGATAGGCGGGCAGGCCGGGGGTGGAAGGGTCAGTCCAGTCGCTCTCGTCGTAGTCGCGGACCGCCTTCGGCGAGTATCCGACAGCGGCGAACGACGAGGTGAGCACGACGCGGCGCGCACCGGCATCCCGTGCGGCGCGCAGCACGCGCAACGCGCCATCACGGGCGGGGACCACGACCTCGTCGGGCACGGAGGACTGGATCATCGGCGACGCGGTGTGGTGCACCTCCTCGATACCGGCGAGGGCGTCGGCCCAGCCGTCGTCCTCGGTGAGGGAGGCGGCGACGAACGAGAGGCCACCGGCGTCGACGCCCGCACGACGGACGGCGTCGCGGACCTCGTCCGCGCGGTCCAGCGAACGGACGGTGGTGCGGACCGCGGTGCCGGACGCCAGCAGGTCGGCCAGCAGCCGTGTGGCGAGGTAGCCGGTGCCGCCGGTGACGAGGGTGGTCGGAGCGGGGGATGTCATCGGAAGGTCTCCTCGAGTCGGGGAAGGATGGATTCGAGCTCGGCGTACGCCTGAGCCTCGGCGGCGGAGTCCGCCTGATCCCGCGCATCCCACAGGGCGGCCTTCACCCTCAGGTAGTCGAGGTGCACGCGGAGCGTCGCGATCTGCTCCTCGACGCGGTCGGCGTGGCGAAGCAGGATGTCGCGCTGCTCGGCCGCCGCCTCGCGTCCGCGCCGGCGGTTCGCCTGGTACGTGCGCATGTCCTCGATCCCGACGCCCATGGCGCGCAGGCAGGCGAGCACCTGGGCGGCGTCGAGGTCGCCCTCGGCGTACCGCCGGTGCCCGCTGCGCTCGTCGCGCGCGATCGGGCCGAGCAGGCCGACCTCTTCGTAGTACCGAAGGGTCGGCTCGCTCAGCCCGCTCTGCCGGGAGACGTCCTGGATGGTCAACGTGGTCATGTCCCCATCAGAACAGACCTCAAGCGCTTGAAGTCAAGCGCTCCGTCGCGACCGGGTCAGGCGGCCAGGTGCTGACGTGCGCCGAAGAGCGTCACCGGGGCCTGCTCGCCGTGGCCGACGCAGACGAAGAAGACGAACTCCGTCGCTGCAGGGACCGTGACGACGGCGGCGACGTTCTGCCACGGGTCGTCCGGGAGGTCCTGCAGGCGACCCATCTCGAGCGGGCGGCGCTCGATGTCGCGGGCGAGCCCCTGGACGGTGAAGAAGGCGTCGAGCCCGGCATCATTGGCCGGGTCGCCGAGCCAACCGACCAGCGGAGTGTCGGTGGCGTCGCTGACCGGCAGCGCGGTGAAGATCGCCGAGATCGTCTCCTCGAGCGGCGAGTCGACCGTCACGCTGTCCGCGCGGTTCGGGACCGGGCGCGAGGTGATGGCGATCCACTGCCCGCTGGTGAGCGTGGTCAGGCGTGTGAGTAGGCGGCTGGGAACGGTGGAGCTGATATTGCGCAACATGGAAGTTCGGGTACTTTCCGTTACGGCGCCTCGAACGGGCCGGCGTGATGTCGGGTCACACACGGTTTCGGGACGCGTTATGAAGGCGCTCGCGTGGGCCACCGGGTTGTCGGGTTGGGAGCCTCGTGCGTTCGCGGCCGGTGATTCGGGTTCACCGGTAGCCCAAAACTACTCCGATGTCCTCCATAGCGCGGACACCAAAACGGGGGTCATTTGTCCCCCTGTGAAAGCGCTCAGCTTCCGGCCATTCGGGGCTGGAAACGTGGTAGCCGGACGTCGAAACGACAGCCGCCGACCGTGTTCCGCACGGAGACATCCCCGTCGTGTGCGGTGACGATGCCGTGCACGATCGCCAGGCCGAGCCCGGCCCCGCCGGACACGACTCCGCTGCGGGGCGATCGCGCCGCGCTGCCCCGCCAGCCGGCGTCGAAGACTTTCGGCAGGTACTCCTCGGGGATGCCGCCGCCCTCGTCCACGACGCTGAGGACGACGGATGAATGCGCTCCCTCCCGGACCGACACGTGGATGGCCGAACCGGCGGGCGAGTGCTCGATGGCGTTCACGAGCAGGTTGTGGATGACACGCGAGAGCTCCCGCGCATCTCCCCACACGGTGAGGTCGCCGTCCTGCGATTCGTTCAACGACACCGACCGGGTCGCCGCGAGGGGAGCGAGGTCGGCGACGGCGTCGCTGACGAGGTCGTACATCGACAGCGGTCCGAGCTCCAGCCGCAGGGCTCCGGACTGGATCTTGGACAGCTCGAACAGGTCGTCGACCATGTGACTGAGCGTGTCGGTCTGACTGCGGAGCTGGCGGTAGTACCGCTCCGGATCGGCGGCGATGCCGTCCTCGAGCGCCTCCGCCATGGCCTGCATCGCGGCGAGGGGCGTGCGCAGGTCGTGCGAGATCCAGGCGACGAGTTCTCGCCGGGATTCGTCGAGCATCCGCACCTCTTCGCGTGACTCCGCGAGGCGTCGGGAGACGTCCGCGAGTTCGCGCGAGAGGGCGCTGAACTCGCTGCTGTCCTGCCGTTCCGCGGGCACCACCTGGCCGTCGCCGACCGCCCGCGCGGCGACGCGGAGCGTGCGGCTGGTGCGCACCAGCCCCATCCCGAGCACAGCGGCCACACCCAGGCTCGCGACTGCTGCAACGCCGATGACCCAGGCGAGCACGACGAAGTCGTGCGACGAGATGTACATCGCCCGGGCGATGGCGACCGTGCCGCCGACGATCGACGCGACCGCAGCGAGCACGACGACGCCGAGCCGGATCAGGATGGAGGCGCGGCGCAGCAGATGCAGCACCATCACGGCGATGGCGGAGATCACGACGGCAACGATGAGGCTGGTGCCGACGATCACGGCGAGGTCTCCGAGGGCGATCATGCGGACATCCTCAGACGCTCATCCGGTAGCCCACCGCCCAGACGGTGGTCAGGTGACGCGGCTTGGTGGGGTCGTCCTCGATCTTCTCGCGCAGCCGGCGCACGTGGACGGTGACCGTCGAGAGGTCGCCGAAGTCCCAGCGCCACACCTCTTTGAGCAGCTGCTCCCGGCTGAACACGTGATTCGGATGCTTGAGGAAGAACGCGAGGAGGTCGAACTCCCGGGCGGTCAGGGTGAGCTCGCGTTCCGCCTTGGCGACCGTGCGGTTCGACGGATCGATGGAGAAGTCGCCGAGGCGGAACGGCGCCTCCGGGGTGAGCGCTCCGACGCTCCGGCGGAGGATGGACTGCGCGCGCAGCACCAGCTCGCGCGGCGAGAAGGGCTTGGCGAGGTAGTCGTCCGCTCCGGCCTCCAAACCCTGGATGCGGTCGTCGGTGGACCCCAGGGCGGTGAGGAGGATGATCGGCACAGGCCGTCGGCTGCGGAGCCGACGAGCGACCTCGAGCCCGTCGATTCCGGGCAGCATGCGGTCGAGCACCACCAGGTCCGGCGGCGTGCGCTCGGCGAGGTCGAGCGCGCGGAAGCCGTCGACGGCCTCGTCGACGATGAGGCCCGCGGAGCGGAGATAGCCGCTGGCGACCTCCCGCACGGTGGGGTCGTCCTCCACCACGAGCACGCGGCGGTCGCGCAGGTCGCGCGCCGCGGCTTCCGACAGCGGGGTGGTCATGCGCTCAGCATAGGTCGGCGGGCTGCGGGTCGGGACGGATCACGGGGACGCGGGGGCGACCGTCCGTGTTTCGTAAGATTCTGACCGGCCGGGCGGAGGCGGCGCTGCATAGCGTCGAATCGTGATCGAACCCATCGACGTCGTGTTCCCGTGTCTGAACGAGGAGGAGGCTCTGCCGGCCCTGCTGGCGGCCCTGCCCCCGCGCTACCGCGCCATCGTGGTCGACAACGGGTCGACGGATGCCACCGCCGAGGTCGCGCGCCGGGGCGGAGCGCGCGTCGTGGACGAGCCGCGGCGCGGCTACGGCGCCGCGGTGAAGGCCGGCCTCGAAGCGGCCACCTCCGAACTGGTGGTGGTGTGCGACGGCGACGGAACCATCGACCCTCGTCAGTTCGACGCTGTGGTCCGGCCGGTCGACTCCCGTGCGGCCGATCTGACGATCGGACGCCGGCGGCCGACGAGCCGCTCGGCCTGGCCGTTCGCCGCGCGCGTCGCGAACCGGGTGCTCGCACGGCTGATCCGCTCGCGCACCGGCGCCCCCCTCTACGATCTCGGCCCTGTGCGGGCGGCTTACCGGGTGCCCCTGCTGGAACTGGGCGTCACGGATCGGCGCAGCGGCTACCCGGTGGAACTGGTGCTGCGCGCGCACCGGCAGGGATGGCGTCTTCAGCAGGTCACCGTGGACTACCTCCCACGCGTCGGGAGATCCAAGGTGACCGGCTCGGTCCGCGGCTACCTGACGGCGGTGCGGGATGTGCGTCGGCAGCTGGCGGAGTCGGCGCGATGACCGCCGTCGTCGTGATCGCGAAAGAGTGCGTGCCGGGCAGGGTCAAGACCCGGCTGCAGCCCGACTTCACGGCTGAGGAGGCGGCGACCATCGCCGCCGCTGCCCTGGCCGACACCCTCGAGGTCGCCGCGGCGCTGCCGGCCTCCCGCCGCATCCTGTACTTCGACGGCGACGCCCTGCCGCCGGAGGCCGCCGGCTGGGAGGTGATCCCGCAGTCCGGCGGTGGGCTCGACGAGCGCATCGCCGCGCTGTTCGACACGATCGACGAACCGCTGCTGCTGCTCGGGATGGACACGCCGCACGTCGACCCGGCGGTCCTCGCCGGGGTGTTCGCCGGCGACCCCGAGGTCGATGCCTGGTTCGGCCCGGCGACCGACGGCGGCTTCTGGGCTCTGGCGATGCGGAGGCCGGACGGCGCTCTGATCCGCGGCGTGCCGATGTCGACGGACCGGACGGGAGCCCACCAGTTCGAGCGGCTGCGCGCCGCCGGGTTGCGCGTCCGGCTCCTTCCACCGCTCACCGACATCGACACCGCGGCGGACGTGCCGATCGCCGCACGACGGTCGCCGGCGGTCGCGCGTGTGCTGACTGCTCTGCGCCCGAGCGGGGTGGACGCGTGAGCGCGGCCCTGGAACCGGCGACCGAGCTCCCGTCGGCCTGGGAGACTCCGGCCGACTTCGGCGGGGGCGGCGCCGAACCCTACGATCTCGCTCTCCGTGCGGGCGGCGGACTCCTGACCGTCGTCAGCGACGGCGTCGACGATGACGCGGCTCCCCTGGACGTCTCCGCCTACCTCGCTCCCGCGACTCCAGAGGAACGCCGAGTGCTCGCCCTGACGTCCGGGCCCGTACTCGACGTCGGATGCGGCCCCGCCCGGATGGTCCGGGCGGCCATCGAGTCGGGCAGACTCGCGCTGGGGATCGACATCTCGGCGGTGGCGGTCGGGCACGCACGGGCCAGGGGGCTGCCGGTGCTGCGCCGATCCGTCTTCGAGACGCTCCCTGCGGAGGGGACCTGGGGAGCGGTCCTGCTCCTGGACGGGAACATCGGCATCGGAGGGGACCCCGCCGCTCTGCTCGCCCGCGCTTCCGAGCTGCTGCGCCCCGGCGGGCGGATGCTCGTGGAGACCCACGCGGACGTGGACCGCAGCGCGCGCTTCGCGGCGCAGCTCGTGCATCCCGTCGGCGCCCGAAGCGGGTGGTTCCCGTGGGCCGAGGTGGGGGAGCGAGCCGCCACCCGCCTGCTCGACCAGCTCGGCATGCAGACCGCGACCGTCAGGAGCGGCGGCCGGATCTTCGTGCTCGCCACACGATGACGCCCGACGCGATCGCGACGGCGAGCGCGATCGCGATCCACAGCACGGCGAGCCGGAGGCCGTAGTCGCCGGGCAGCACGGTCGCGTTACGCGGCCCTCGAGCCTGGGCGATCAGTTCGGGCACGACCATCGCGGTGAGCAGGGCGCCGACCGCGAAGCCGGCCTCGACGACCGCCACCACGGCCGTCGGCAGACGGCGGGACGCGCGCCGAAGCAGGAGATCGACTACCGTGACGACCGGAACCAGCACGGCGTCGTGAAGCACCACGGCGGCGGCGAGCCAGAGCACCAGTCCGGCGATCTGGACGGGCTCCAGGTCCAGGACGAGGAACACCCCGCCGACGCCGATCAGGGCCGCTCCCAGCGCGCCGATGGCCGCACGCGTCCGCATCATCCCGGCATCACCTCGATCGAACTCAGCCATTTGGTCTGCAGGACGCCGGGACGGCCCGGCGCGATCACCCGCGCCGGGTAGCCGTGGTCGAGATCGAGGGTCCGCCCGTTCAGCGACAGGGCCACGAGCGTGCTCGGGTCCTCCGCGAACTCGGGCCCCATCGTCGTCATGCGATAGGCGCCGCGCGGTTGCAGGCTGGTGACCAGGACGGTGGATGCGGCGGGCGCGCCGACAAGCGCGAGCAGGTCGCGCATCCGCACACCCTCCCACTGCGCCGTCGTGCTCCAGCCCTCGACGCAGGCGATCGGCAGGGTGGCGCGCGCGTGCGGCAGACCGCTGAGCCGGGTGCGGTCGAGCACCTCGGTGCGGTCGCCGCGACGGACGGTCAGGGTCCAGTCCGCGGCTTGGGCCGCATCCACCACTCCCGCTGCCTTCGCCGTGGTGTTCACGGGCACCTGCTGCGGGCCGTAACCCTGGACGCGCGGTGCGAAGGCGTTCAACGGCGCCAGCCATCCGAACGACTGACCGGCGGTGAGGCCGACCGCCGCGATGCCGGTGGCGGCGATCGTGCCGAGAAGCGCGCGGCGCGTGACCCTCTGCGGCTCAGTCATCGGTGACGCTCCGGTCGGTCGCCGTGCTGCGGCGGCGCCAGAAGCGGACGATCATCGGCA is from Leifsonia sp. 466MF and encodes:
- a CDS encoding FMN-dependent NADH-azoreductase — protein: MELYRLDASITPATSASRSLADLVESEWLSTHPDSRVVRRDLAADPIPATAWPDVVTSGAIAESDRTDRQRAAHGLATQLADELVSADALVFAVPLYNYGVSQHFKTWFDLVYTDPRTNPTGTALRGKPATLVTVLGGNYAPGTPKEGWDHSTAWLRRVLEDVWGLDLRVVQRPFTLVGVNPALDAFADAAAELKQAAEQEAVHSGRHIAQSAGASLAG
- a CDS encoding winged helix-turn-helix transcriptional regulator, which encodes MDAPEHDVIRCDAAVTLAFSVLGKRWNGMIVSALGSGASTFRGVSHAVPGISDAVLSDRLADLAEAGLVVRTVTPGPPVTVSYGLTDSGSRLLPILDQLGEWAVGNLTARP
- a CDS encoding RNA polymerase sigma factor, whose amino-acid sequence is MHNAGLDEADAWSRARDGDPDAFTSLFDKHRDRVFGHALRLVRQPHDAEDVTAVVFLEAWRRRDAVRVVDGSIIAWLLVTANNTVHNLERGKRRYRAALTRMSEPGRTPDHADDVAEDLDNRERDRRVRDAFATLSTADQNVITLCVLEELPLADAARTLGVPVGTVKSRLSRAKRRLGDLTLVSEPIHPALEGGAE
- a CDS encoding heavy metal translocating P-type ATPase, whose translation is MSAGAVELEIGGMTCASCATRIERKLNRIEGVEATVNYATEKARITADGVDTSTLIEAVEAAGYTAAVPAPPLEETVAASPADRETEELRRRLLISTALTVPVVVLSMVPALQFTNWQWLTLTLAAPVAVWGAWPFHRAAWVNARHGAATMDTLISVGVIAAFGWSLYALFFGMAGQPGMHMTFQLIAEPGSGASEIYLEVASAVTVFILAGRYVEARAKRKSGAALRALLELGAKDASLLADGVETRVPVSSLSVGDRFVVRPGEKVATDGRVVEGSSAIDLSMLTGESVPVEVSPTDHVTGATVNVGGRLVVEVTAVGADTELARLGRLVEEAQTGKAEAQRLADRVSAIFVPVVIGLALLTLALWLVLGAGVEAAFTAAVATLIIACPCALGLATPTALLVGTGRGAQLGLLIRGPQVLEQTRRIDTIVLDKTGTITTGRMSLTDVYVAAGEEESTVLAVAAAAEDGSEHPVARAIVEGARDRRIALLGAESFLSEQGLGVEAVVEGRHVTVGRASWLADSWALELPAELRQRIRDAEGQAETAVAVAWDGAVRGVVVVSDTIKESSAAAIAEFRRLGLTPVLLTGDNAGSANAVAERVGIVDVRAAVTPQGKLDAIRRLQQEGHVVAMAGDGVNDAAALAAADLGIAMGTGTDAAIAAGDITVMSGDLLAVGDAIRLARRTLGTIKGNLFWAFAYNVAAIPVAMLGLLNPLLAGAAMALSSVFVVTNSLRLRRFRAANR
- a CDS encoding heavy-metal-associated domain-containing protein, producing the protein MRSTTSTRGDLGLTDKNSACTCGADAHGHADAVVASTAAASASSADYLVAGMTCSHCVASVTEELEALDGVEAVRVDLNAGGTSTVTVSSAAPLDTDAVRAAIDEAGYSLVSA
- a CDS encoding NAD-dependent epimerase/dehydratase family protein, producing the protein MTSPAPTTLVTGGTGYLATRLLADLLASGTAVRTTVRSLDRADEVRDAVRRAGVDAGGLSFVAASLTEDDGWADALAGIEEVHHTASPMIQSSVPDEVVVPARDGALRVLRAARDAGARRVVLTSSFAAVGYSPKAVRDYDESDWTDPSTPGLPAYPLSKAVAERAAWDFVEREGGDLELVAVNPTWIAGPTLTSSARSSLAYFTGMLDGTMTAVPRQRFGMADVRDVSAAHLSAMSTPGAAGNRYLVLADGPTMTFLDVANVLREQLGDLAAQAPTEELPGDEPAPLVIHNERAKRELGLRPRPAVETIVETAESLRDLGLLADPPRG
- a CDS encoding NAD(P)H-dependent oxidoreductase, with amino-acid sequence MKTLIVTAHPEPDSLTNQIARRLASMLHPSPVEIVDLAAEGFDPRFTVADRRTYQTGGHVTPDVIAEQRRVDGADHLVLVFPVYWWSMPAQLKGWIDRVFVNGWAFTIDPEHGIRRNLGRLTIHLIPVAGDDAGVYERHGYEQALRTQIEHGIIDYCGSRRGATAFVYESEREDAAARERIIHDAVSAVRRAIEPQDDVLANGNGGR
- a CDS encoding MerR family transcriptional regulator, whose product is MTTLTIQDVSRQSGLSEPTLRYYEEVGLLGPIARDERSGHRRYAEGDLDAAQVLACLRAMGVGIEDMRTYQANRRRGREAAAEQRDILLRHADRVEEQIATLRVHLDYLRVKAALWDARDQADSAAEAQAYAELESILPRLEETFR